A stretch of Acidobacteriota bacterium DNA encodes these proteins:
- a CDS encoding DUF3179 domain-containing protein gives MTLRLILVVTLLAVVPVAGAVQRPHPPIQVFLDAGGANAAVAEKALATLGAAWRDGYASMLIDMARLLTPRRVNDELVPNPARVRLTRFLERQTRQRFGDDVGRWREWTWKLPYDPHPDYAAFKGAVYSVLDPKMAEFFRASKATIRLDEVDWGGVAVNGIPPLDHPRVVSASTAAYLRDSHVVFGVVVNGQARAYPKRILAWHEMALDRLGNEELTLVYCTLCGTVIPYKSVVGGVKRTFGTSGLLYRSNKLMFDHETMSLWSTLEGRPVVGRLAGEPLTLDMWPVVTTTWAEWKAQHPATTVLSIETGHDRDYSEGAAYREYFESDRLMFRVPKLDTRLPNKAEVLGVLVPAVGGGRQAVAFSADYLARQRVHHQTVEGRTFVVLTTRQGANRVYEAGSTRVDAWANDELVRDAAGLQWKVTEDALVPSGGAAQPLRRVAAFRAFWFGWYAQFPDTILVK, from the coding sequence ATGACTCTCCGGCTGATCCTCGTCGTCACATTACTCGCCGTGGTGCCGGTGGCCGGCGCGGTTCAGCGGCCGCACCCTCCGATCCAGGTATTCCTCGATGCCGGTGGAGCCAACGCGGCGGTGGCCGAGAAGGCGCTGGCCACGCTCGGGGCAGCGTGGCGCGATGGCTACGCGTCCATGCTCATCGACATGGCTCGCCTCCTGACGCCGCGGCGCGTCAATGACGAGTTGGTCCCCAACCCGGCGCGCGTGCGGCTCACGCGTTTCCTCGAGCGGCAGACCCGCCAGCGTTTCGGAGACGATGTGGGGAGGTGGCGGGAGTGGACATGGAAATTGCCGTACGACCCCCACCCCGACTACGCTGCTTTCAAAGGCGCGGTCTACTCCGTGCTCGACCCGAAGATGGCGGAGTTCTTCCGCGCCTCCAAGGCCACGATCCGGCTGGACGAAGTGGACTGGGGTGGTGTGGCCGTCAACGGCATCCCGCCGCTGGACCACCCGCGCGTCGTCTCCGCATCGACGGCCGCCTACCTGCGTGACTCACACGTAGTCTTCGGCGTGGTGGTCAACGGCCAGGCCCGTGCCTACCCGAAACGCATCCTGGCCTGGCATGAAATGGCGCTCGACCGCCTGGGCAACGAAGAACTCACACTCGTGTACTGCACCTTGTGCGGAACCGTCATTCCCTACAAGAGCGTCGTCGGCGGTGTGAAGCGCACGTTCGGCACAAGCGGTCTGCTGTATCGATCGAACAAGCTGATGTTCGATCACGAAACGATGTCGCTCTGGTCCACGCTTGAAGGCCGGCCCGTGGTGGGGCGCCTTGCCGGTGAGCCCCTCACCCTCGACATGTGGCCGGTGGTGACCACGACGTGGGCCGAGTGGAAGGCGCAGCACCCCGCCACAACGGTGTTGTCGATTGAGACGGGCCACGATCGCGACTACAGCGAAGGCGCCGCCTATCGCGAGTATTTCGAGAGCGACCGATTGATGTTCAGAGTGCCGAAGCTCGATACCCGGTTGCCTAACAAGGCCGAAGTGCTCGGCGTGCTGGTACCCGCGGTGGGAGGCGGCCGTCAGGCCGTCGCGTTTTCGGCCGACTACCTCGCCAGGCAACGCGTCCACCATCAAACGGTCGAGGGGCGCACGTTCGTGGTGCTCACCACACGTCAGGGAGCGAACCGCGTCTACGAGGCCGGGTCTACGCGCGTGGACGCCTGGGCCAACGACGAGTTGGTCCGCGATGCGGCAGGCCTCCAGTGGAAGGTGACCGAAGACGCGTTGGTGCCATCGGGAGGCGCGGCCCAACCCCTGCGCCGCGTTGCCGCCTTCCGCGCGTTCTGGTTCGGGTGGTACGCCCAGTTTCCCGATACGATTTTGGTCAAGTAA